CTCCCACATGCCCCACCTGGTCTCCAGTCTGGTCGCGGCGCGCCTGGAGCACGCCGAGGAGGCCGCCGTCCGGCTGTGCGGGCAGGGCATCCGGGACGTCACCCGGATCGCCGCCTCCGAACCCGGCATGTGGATCGACATCCTGTCCGCGAACCCGGGCCCGGTCGCCGACCTTCTCACCGACGTCGCCTCCGACCTGGAGGAGACGGTCCAGGCCCTGCGCTCCCTCCAGTCCTCCGACGATGCCAAGCGGCGCGAGGGCGTCGGCGGCATCCAGGACGTGCTGCGCCGCGGCAACGCGGGCCAGGTCCGCGTCCCCGGCAAGCACGGGGCCGCTCCGCGGGCGTACGAGGTGGTGGCGGTGCTCATCGACGACCAGCCCGGCCAGCTGGCCCGCATCTTCGCCGACGCGGGACAGGCCGGGGTCAACATCGAGGACGTACGCATCGAACACGCGACCGGGCAGCAGGCGGGTCTGGTGCAGCTGATGGTCGAGCCGAAGTCCGCGGTGGTGCTGTCCTCGGCCTTGCGTGAGAGGGGCTGGGCGATCCGGCAGTAGGCGCGTCCCGCGTCGCGGGCGCCCGGTGCGGAACGGGTACCGGCCGGACGAGTGACGCGCGGCCGGTAACCTGGTGCGGGGCACAGTCGCGCCCCGTACCTCCACCGCCTCGCACCAGGAAGGTGTCCCTCCGTGGAAAACGGCGCCGCCCAGCCCGTGATTGTCGCCATCGACGGCCCCTCGGGCACGGGCAAGTCGAGCACGTCCAAGGCCGTGGCCGCCCGGCTCGGGCTGAGCTACCTGGACACCGGCGCCCAGTACCGGGCGATCACGTGGTGGATGGTGAACAACGGGATCGACATCGAGGACCCCTCGGCGATCGCCGCCGTCGCCGACAAGCCGGAGATCGTCTCCGGCACCGACCCGGCCGGTCCGGTG
This Streptomyces sp. NBC_00377 DNA region includes the following protein-coding sequences:
- a CDS encoding prephenate dehydrogenase yields the protein MRTALVLGTGLIGTSAALALAQRGVVVHLADHDPGQARTAAALGAGTDEEPEGPVDLAIVAAPPAHVAGVLADAMRRGVARGYLDVASVKGGPRRELQALGLDLSAYIGTHPMSGREKSGPLAATGDLFEGRPWVLTPTRDTDTEVLNLALELVSHCRAVPVVMDADAHDRAVALVSHMPHLVSSLVAARLEHAEEAAVRLCGQGIRDVTRIAASEPGMWIDILSANPGPVADLLTDVASDLEETVQALRSLQSSDDAKRREGVGGIQDVLRRGNAGQVRVPGKHGAAPRAYEVVAVLIDDQPGQLARIFADAGQAGVNIEDVRIEHATGQQAGLVQLMVEPKSAVVLSSALRERGWAIRQ